CGCGATGCGAGCGATCGGAGTACTCCGCGTCACCGGTCAGCGTGACCGCGAGCCTGTTGAACGGCGGGATCACCGCGGGGACCGCGCGACTCACCGCGCAGAATGCACCGAACACCCCATTCGCCAGCAGCGTCTCATCGATCCAGCGTCGCATGGGCGGGATGGGGTGCCGTGGCGCGGACTCGGGAAGTCGCGTCTGCGTCTTGGTGAGCGCGATGTCAGTGTGCGGATGCCAGTAGAACTCGAAGTGATCGGCATCCGACACGCGTTGGCGCAGCGAACCGAGAGTCTCGTCGAGCGGCTCTGGGGCGTCGATCGCGTGCATGACGAAAGCCGGAACGCACTGCAACGTGACCTCGACGACGATGCCGAGGGCGCCCAGACCCACCACTGCTCCCGCCAGCTGCTCGCGGTCGTGCTCGTGGTCGATGCGCAGGAACTCGCCCGCCGCCGTCACCAGGGTGAGGCCGCGCACCTGCGTCGCGATGCCGCCGAAGCGGGCGCCCGTGCCGTGCGTGCCCGTCGAGATCGCACCGCTGATCGACTGCCGGTCGATGTCGCCGAGGTTCTGCATCGCGAGGCCGTAGGGCTTCAGCAGAGCGGGTATGCGGTGCAGCCTCGTGCCTGCGAGCAGCGTCACCCGCCCCGTCTGCGGGTCGGCCGACACCAGACCCTGAAGGTCGTCGAGCTCGAGCAGCACACCCGGTGCAGCGGCGATGCCGGTGAAGCTGTGGCCCGCGCCGACCGCCTTGACGGTGAGCCCCTGCCGCGCCGCGGCCACGACAGACCGCTGGACACCCTCGGGCGAGCGCGGGCGCTCGACGCGAATCGGGCGCACCGACGCGGTACGACCCCAGTTCTGCCAGGTTCCGCCCGGTCGGGTCATAGAAAGGCCTTCCCCTCGCCACGGTAGGTGGGCAGCTCGCCGATCACGGTGCCGCCCGAGACGAGATGGTACCGCTCGACGCGCTCGGCTCCCTCTCCGCTCTTAGCATGCCGGAACCAGACACGGTCGCCCACGCTCAGATCGCGCGCGCTCCGTCCGCGCAGCGGCGTCTGCACCTCGCCGGCGCCTTCCCGCCCCAGGGGGTGCAGTCCTGCCGGCCAGACCGGAAGGGGCTGGCGGGATGCCACGGCCGGGCCTGACGCGACCCAGCCGCCGCCGAGCACGGTCGCGATGTCGTTCGTCGGCTTTCGGACCACGTCGAAGGCGATCGCAGCGGCAGGCGCGGGGCGGAACGAGCGATACCCGTCGAAGAGATGACCGGCGAGCAGACCGCTGCCCGCCGTCGCCTCGGTGAGCGACTCGTCGCTTCCGGTGAACTCCAGAGAGCCCGTTCCTCCTCCGTTCAGGAACTCGAGCGGAGCGACCTGCGTCATCGCCTCGGCGATCTCGGCGCGACGTCGGCGCAGCTCGTCGCGTGAGCGGGACTGCACCATGCGGATCACCGGGGCGTCGGGCCCCGCGGCATCCCCCTGACCGGCGATCTGCGCCTCGTACATCTGCAGCCCCACGAGACGGAAACCACGGCGACGCACGACCTGCCGCGCGAAGGCGGCGACGTCCGAAGCCGAGTGCAGCGGCGAGCGGCGCACGCCGACATGGCCGAGGGACGGGGAGCGCAGCGACGCGTCGACGTCGATCGCCACCCGCACCTCGGGCCTCGATCCCGGTCCAGCCACCGAGTCGATCACGTCGAGGTGGGCGATGTCGTCGATCATCAGCGTGATGCGGGATGCCGCGCGCTCGTCGGCGAGCAGCCGCGCCAGGGCGGCCCGGTCGACGGTCGGGTAGCCGAGCACGATGTCGTCGTGCTGCTCGGCGAGCCAGAGCGCCTCGGCGAGGGTGAAGGCCAGCAGACCGCGGTACCCGGGGATCTCGAGCACAGCATCGATGACGGCGCGAACTCGCACAGACTTCGTCGCGACCCGGATCGGGATGCCACCGGCGCGCACGAGCAGGTCCATCGCGTTGTGGCGCAGAGCCTCCCGGTCGATCACCGCCACCGGGGCGGGCAGGTGGGCGGTCGCGTCGGTCAGCGACGACCAGAACCGGTCGGTATGGCTCCAGAGCGCGTCGGGATCGGATGCCGGACGCCGGCCTGCGGTGAGATCGAGCACTCCCCCACCCTACGACCCGACCGAGGCGTCGATAGGCTGAACTGCGGGCCCCCATAGCCCAATGGCAGAGGCAGGCGTCTTAAACACGCTTCAGTCTGGGTTCGAATCCCAGTGGGGGCACGCAGTGACGCCACTGGGTGAGAAGCCAGACCAGGGGCCACGCCGGCCCGAGGCTCCGCGCGACGCGCAGCGGCGCGTGGAGTGGCCGGTGGGGACGGGTTCGAATCCCAGTGGGGGCACGCAGTGACGCCACTGGGTGAGAAGCCAGACCAGGGGCCACGCCGGCCCGAGGCTCCGCGCGACGCGCAGCGGCGCGTGGAGTGGCCGGTGAGAAGCCCCAACCAGGGGCACGGAAAAGGGTCCGCCCGAGCTCTCGCTCGGGCGGACCCTGAGTCCTTCGCGTCAGACCGTCGTCTCGACGCTCTCGGGCTTCTTGGCAGCGGGCTTCTTGGCAGCAGGCTTCTTGGCGGCCGGCTTCTTGGCAGCAGGCTTCGCGGCGTCGGCCTTGTCAGCCGGCTTCGCGGCATCCGACGTGGCCGGCTTGCCGGCATCCGACTCCGCCGCGTCCTTCTGTGCGGCGGGCGGCGCGGTCTCGGCGGCCGCCGGACGCGGACGCGCGGCGAACTCCTCGAAGGCCGCACGCGGGTGCTGCACGGCGGCGAGGTTCGCGAAGTCGCGACCGAGCCACAGGTTGTTCCACCAGCCCCACAGCACGCGCCACTTGCGCTCCCACGTGGGCATCGCGAGACCGTGGTAGCCGCGGTGCGCGACCCAGGCGATGAAGCCCTTGAGCGCGATCTTGCCCGACTGGAAGACGCCGTTGTACAGGCCGAGACCTGCCACCGCGCCGAGGTTCTTGTGATAGTAGTCCGTCGTTCCCTCACCCCGAAGGACGGCGACGAGGTTCTTCGCGAGCAGCTTCGCCTGCCGAACGGCGTGCTGCGCGTTGGGCACGCAGGTGCCGTCGGGGAGGCCGCCGGTCTTGTCGGGAACCGCGGCGACGTCACCGGCGGCCCACGCACCCGCGACGGGGTTGCCCTCGGCGTCGACGACGCGCAGGTCGGCCTGCGCCGAGATGCGGCCGCGCTGCTCGGTCGGCAGGTCGCCACCGCGCACGACGGTCGGGTTGGCCATGACACCGGCGGTCCACACGATCAGGTCGGTCGGGATGACCTCACCCGTCGACAGCTCGACGTTGCCGTCGACCGCGCTGGTCACCTGGGTGTCGAGGTGAATGTACGCGCCGCGCTTGCCGAGGTCCTTCATGACCCACTTGCTGGTCTCGAGCGAGACCTCGGGCATGATGCGGCCCATCGCCTCGATGAGGTAGAAGTGCGTGTCGTCGAACGACAGCTGCGGGTACTTCGAGATCAGCGACGAGGCGAACGAGCGCAGCTCGGCGAACGCCTCGATGCCGGCGAAGCCACCGCCGACGACCACGACGGTCAGCAGGCGGTCGCGCTCGGGACCGGCCGGGATCGCCGCGGCCTTGTCGAAGTTCGACAGCAGGCGATCGCGCACCGCGACGGCCTCCTCGATGGTCTTCAGGCCGATCGCGTTGTCGGCGATGCCCGGGATCGGGAACGTGCGCGACACGGCGCCTGCGGTGACGACGATCTGGTCGTACGCGAACTCGTACGGCTCGCCGATCGGCGGGGTGATCGTGGCCACCTTGTTGGCGTGGTCGATGCCGGTCACCTTGGCGGTGATCACGTTGGTCGTCTTGAGATGACGACGGTGCGTGACGACAGCGTGGCGCGGCTCGATCGATCCGGCTGCAACCTCGGGGAGGAACGGCTGGTACGTCATGTACGGCAGCGGGTCCACCATCGTCACGTCGGCCTCGCCCTTGCGAAGGTGCTTCTCGAGCTTCCAGGCGGTGTAGAAACCTGCGTAGCCTCCACCGACAATCAGAATGCGGGGCGCAGTGCTGTTCTGAGGCACAGGGGGACAACTCCTCGTCGTCAGGGTGTGGGAGTGCGTCTACCGCGCTCCGATCGGATGCGCCGGGCAGCTGCGGTGACGCCAAGCGCTACCAGGATACCAGGCACGGTGAGGGCCAGCAGCGGCAGGGTACCGTATCGCAGCGACTCCTCGGTCGGAAGCAGCGGAGATGCCGCATCGACCGACTGCTCGACGGGGGGAAGCGGCGGCACGGCGACCGGCGTCGCCGGCTGCTCGGTCGCCGGCTGCTCAGGGGCGTCCGCGCGGCGGTAGACGCGGATCCACTCCTTCAGATCGCCCATCGGATTGCTCGAGACGCGCGGGATGGATGCCGTGACCGCCGCCTCGGCATTCAGCAGACCGAAACCGTAGAGCGGGTCGGGCGTGCGGGCCATCTCGGGCACCGGTACGGCGGTTCTGATGAGGCGGTTGATCACGTTGGCGGCGTCCAGATCGGGGTGGGCCGCCCGCACCAGCGCGGCAGCGCCGGCGACGATCGGTGCAGCGCCGCTCGTGCCGTCCCAGGATCGGAGCGTGCCGTCGGCCGAGACCCCCAGCAGCGATTCGCTCGGCGCGGAGATGCCGATCGTGATGCCCTGGGTGGATGCCCCCTCGCTGGCGACCCCGGTCTGATCGACGCCCCCGACGGTCAGCACCCCGGGGATCGTGGCCGGTGCGCCGATCATCGAGGTGCCGCTGCCCCGGTTGCCGGCGGCGACGATCACGACGACGTCGTGCTCGAATGCGTACAGGAACGCGTCGTCCCAGCTGCGGTCCCAGTCGAGGGTGTTGGTGGTGAAGGAGAGGTTGATGACGTCGGCGCCGTGGTCGACGGCCCATTTCATGGCCTCCACCACCTGGTCGACGAACGGCTTCGTCGAGGACGAACCGGGGAAGCCGAGCGAGACCGACAGGAGCTGCGCTTCCGGCGCGACGCCGATCATGCCGGTGCCGTCGGGGTTCCCCCGCCCGGCCGCCAGCGAGGCTACCCAGGAACCGTGATTGGGGTCGCGCACGCCGACCGGGGTGCGCCCGTCCGCGCTGCCGACGCCCGACACGTCCGTGCCGTCGGCCACCGCACCGTCGAAGACCACTGGAGGCTTGCCGATGCCCGTGTCGATCACCGCGATCTTCACGCCCTTGCCCCTGGTCACGTTCCAGGCCTGCCGGATCCCGGCCCCGTCGAGCCAGTACTCCATCGCCCGAGCCGGATCGTTCGGGTCGTCCGGGATGGGCGGCGCAGCCGGCGTCACCGTCTCTGCGGGCACCTGCAGCACAGGCGCCGGCTGGGCTCCGGCCGCCGACGCGGGCACGGCGGCGAGAACCGCGGATGCCACGATCGCCGCAGTCACGGCGACACCACGCAGCATCCGGGGAGCGGTCATGACGCGCGGTCCGCCAGCGCAGCGCCGGGGTCGACGCACGCGCAGCGTTCGGGCGACCAGGTGGAGCGCTCGAGCGCGGCATCCCCCACCGGGTTGACCCCGGGCCCCGCGGCGAGGGCGTGCCCGGCGAGCGCGTGCAGGCACTTCACGCGCGTCGGCATGCCCCCCGCCGAGATACCGTCGATCTCGGGCACGTCGCCGAACTGAGCACGGTCGGCGAGGTACGCCTCGTGGGCGCGGCCGTAGGCCGCGGCGATGTCGGCGTCCTCCTCGAGCATCCGGGCCAGCTCCGGCATCACCTGCGTCGCCTCGAGGGTCGACATCGCGGCGGTCGCCGCCGGATGCGTCAGGTAGTAGAACGTCGGGAACGGCGTTCCGTCGTCGAGACGCGGTGCCGTGGCCACGACGGTCGGGTTGCCGCAGACGCAGCGCGCGGCGATGCCGATGACGCCGCGGGCGGCGCGGCCCAGCTGGCTCGAGACCACGTCGATCTCTGCTGCGGTGGGCGTCGGGAAGGGAGGTGTCGTCACCTCACCAGGGTACGGGAGGGTCGCTGTGACACCCCTCACCCCTGCGGGCTCGGCTCCTCGACGGCGTTCTTCGCGAGTCCCGCCGCGGTCAGGCCCCGCAGCAGCTGCGGCATCCAGTCGGACGGGCGCTCCTTCAGCTGGTCGCTGACCTCCCGCTGCTCGGGCGGCAGATCGGCGGGGTCGAGATCATCGTCGACGAGGAAGACGACCTCACCCGGTTTGACGTAGTACAGCCGCTCACGCGCCTGCGTGGTGATGTAGGCCGGATCGTTCCAGCGATCGCGCTCGCGCTCGAGGTCGGCGATCTGCTCTTCGGTCACCTGCACCGACTGCTCGAGCGCGGCGATCTTCTGCTTCTGCCCCAGGTAGGTTCCGATGGTCGGCACGAGCACCCAGGTGCCCAGCACGACGAGCGACAGCATGATCACCGCGAAGCCCGACAGCCGGATGCCGCTGGCCCACTCGCGCACATCCACCGTGCGGCCGGCCGAGGTGCGACGGGGCGCATCCGCAGCCGCCACGGACGGCGAAGGAGGAGGAGCCGGTCGTCTGGCCATGCCCCTCCTCCTTCATCCGTTCAGATCAGCGTGCGCTCCTGCTCAGGCCTGGAAGCGCGGGAAGGCGGATGCGCCCGCGAAGACCGCGGCGTCACCCAGCTCCTCTTCGATGCGCAGAAGCTGATTGTACTTCGCCACGCGCTCGCTGCGCGCGGGCGCACCGGTCTTGATCTGACCCGCGTTGGTCGCCACGGCGAGGTCGGCGATCGTGGTGTCCTCCGTCTCGCCCGAGCGGTGCGAGAGCATGGCGGTGTAGCCCGAGCGCTGCGCGAGGCTGACCGCGTCGAAGGTCTCGGTCAGGGTGCCGATCTGGTTGACCTTCACCAGCAGCGAGTTCGCGACACCGCGCGCGATGCCGTCGCCGAGCCGCTGCGGGTTGGTGACGAACAGGTCGTCGCCCACCAGCTGCACCTTGCTGCCGAGTGCGTCGGTGAGCTGCTTCCAGTTGTCCCAGTCGTCCTCGGCGAGCGCGTCCTCGATCGTGACGATCGGGAAGTCCGCGACCAGACCCTGGTAGTACTCGATCAGCTCGGGGCCGCTCCAGTCCTTGTTGTCGAGGCGGTACACGCCGTCGTTGAAGAACTCCGTCGCGGCGACGTCCAGGCCGAGCGCGATGTCCTTGCCCGGGGTGAAGCCCGCCTTCTCGATCGCCTTGATCAGGAACTCGAGGCCCTCGCGGTTGCTGGGCAGGTCGGGCGCGAAGCCGCCCTCGTCGCCGAGGCCGGTGGCGTAGCCGGCGGCCTTCAGCTCGCTGCGCAGCACGTGGTAGGTCTCGACGCCCCAACGCAGCGACTCGGAGTAGGTGTCGGCGCCGATCGGGGCGAGGAAGAACTCCTGCATGTCGATGCCGTTGTCGGCGTGCTCGCCGCCGTTGATGACGTTGAACAGCGGCACGGGCAGCAGGTGCGCGTTCGGACCGCCGAGGTAGCGGAACAGCGGCAGGTCGGCCGAGTCGGCGGCCGCCTTGGCCACGGCGAGACTGACGCCGAGGATGGCGTTGGCGCCGACGCGCTTCTTGTTGTCGGTGCCGTCGACCTCGTTGAGGATCTCGTCGACGATGCGCTGCTCGCTGGCCTCGACGCCCTCGATGGCGGGGCCCAGCTCGTCGATGACGGCCTCGACGGCCTTCAGCACGCCCTTCCCGCCGTAGCGGCCCTTGTCTCCGTCGCGCAGCTCGTACGCCTCGAAGGCGCCGGTCGACGCGCCCGAGGGAACGGCGGCGCGCTGCACCACGCCGTCGTCGAGGAGCACCTCCACCTCGACGGTCGGGTTTCCGCGCGAGTCGAGAATCTCGCGTGCGCCTACAGCCTCGATCAGTGCCACAGAAGTGCTCCTTCGAAAGGGAGGGAAGGGTGGTGGTGGAGCGACGTCGATCCGCGTTTCAGTCTAGCCATGCCGGTTCTCACCACTCGTGTGCGTGTCAGACGACGACGGCCAGCGCGAAGCCGTCCCAGCCCTTCATGCCCACCGTCTGCAGGGCGGTCGCATCGAAGCGGGGGTCCTCGCCCAGCATCCGGAGCCCGTCGCGTGTGCCGACCACCATCGGGTCGGTGCTCTCGGCGTCGGCGATGTCGCCGCTGCGCCCGATGTTGTCGACGACGACGACGGTGCCGGGATGCCCGAGCCGGGCAGCCCAGTCGAGGTAGATCGTGTTGGATTCCTTGTCTGCGTCGATGAAGACGAAGTCGAACCCGCCGACCAGGGTGGGCAGCACGTCGGCCGCCCGGCCGATGCGGATGTCGACCCGCTCCCCCACCCCGGCCGCGTCGATGCTCGCGCGCGCCACCGCGGCATTGGCGGCCTCGGCCTCGATCGTCGTGACTCGGCCGGCGTCGCCGACGGCGCGGGCCATCCAGATCGTGGAGTACCCGCCGAGGGTTCCGATCTCGAGCACGCGCTGTGCGCCGCTGATGCGCACCAGCAGGTTCAGCAGCTTGCCCGCCACGGGCGCGACTTCGATCTCGGGCATCCCGGCGGCCCGTTGCGCCTGCAGTGCCGCCTCGAGACCCTCATCGGGCCCGACGAGGGTCTCGGCCAGGTAGTCGTCGGCCCTGCGCCAGTTCTGCGGAGTGGATTCGGTCATGTGCCCAGCCAAACCGTCGGGCCGCGCCCGGTCAAGCGGTGGGGCCGTGTCGAGCCGCCGTCCGGATCACGCGGGGGGCTGGACCGGCGGCAGGGTGGATGCCGGATACTTCGGCGGCCTGCGCTCTGCGAGCGCCGGCTGCCGGCGGAACTGACTTGTCACCAGCAGCACGACGATCACGACGGCGCCGACGATCCAGCCCGAGACACCGAGCGCCGTCGACAGCGCGGGATCGTACTCGGCGCCCGCCGCCAGGAACAGCACGGGCAGCCCCACGCTGGCGTTCAGCGCGCCGTGGGCGAACACCGCCGGCCACATCGAGGCGCTGCGCAGGCGCAGCCAGCCCAGCAGAACGCCCCACACCGTGCATCCGGCGGTCATCAGCAGCACCCCCGTGAGGTCGGTGCGGCCGAAGTTGTAGCCGAGCAGGATCAGGGGCGAGTGCCACAGCCCCCAGACGACGCCGCTGATCAGCAGCGCGGGCCAGGTGCCGTACCGGCGCAGCGCCGGCACGAGGAATCCTCGCCAGCCGACCTCTTCGCCGAAGGCCGCGAGGGCGTTGATCGTCGCGGCGGCGAACGGGATGGAGGCGAGCTGCACGGCGAGCGGCAGCCATGGTGAGGGGAGTTCGACTCCGGCGGGCAGACTCTGCGCCAGCATCTGCGAGAAGCCGGAGAGCCCGGCGAAGTCGGCCTGCAGCCAGCCGAACGCCACCGCGAGCAGCATGGCCGCGATCACGACGACGACCGGGCCGAACAGTCCGAGCACGCTCATCCCGATCACGCGCTTCGCCGGCCGCAAGGGCCACATGCCGAGGAAGCGCAGTCGCTGTCCCGTCGGGATCGGCCGCATCGTCACCAGGACGATCAGCAGCGCGAGAGCCGGCGTGTACATCGTCACGACCAGCAGCACCCCCGCGAACGCCTCGGCGAGACCGTCGCCGAGCCACAGCGGGAGCGCGACCAGCCAGGCCAGGCCGACCGCCAGCACGATGAAGGCGATGATCACCCGGAGGGGGATGCGCGGCATCCGCTCGTCGGCCCGCGGGAAGTCCTGCGTCTCACTCATCTCGGTCTCCGTCTCTCGCGTCGTGCACGCCGGAGGCGCCGCGGTCGATGTGCGCCTGTAGCGTGGCCGCCCCCACCTCGGCCCCGTCCACCGTCACCACGACCGCGCCCTTGCCGCGGCGGGCGATCTCGATCGCGGGGCCCGTGCGAAGCACGATACCGGTGCGGCCGTCCAGGCCGACGCGCCAGCCCACTCCGCCGAACTCGGCGAAGGGGTGGCACTCGATCGCACGCACCGACGTGATCTCATCGAGCGGCACGTGCAGACGCGGGAATCCGAGCTGGGAGCGCACGACCAGCCCGACGGCGCCCGCGCGCACGCGGAAGGATGCCGTCGCCGCGAGCGCGAGAGCGACCACGACGAGCACGAGCAGCGGGATCCACGCCCGATCGGCTGCCTGCAGCAGCATGACCGCGGTCACTCCGACCAGCACGACGCAGGTAATTCCGATGATCAGGACACCCGCGCGCGCGATGTTCGCCGTTCCCATCCAGACGACCCGTTCCCCCGGCGAGATGGACGGCAGCCGCGTGCTCTTCAGCGTCACCGGCCCGGTGGCCTCGACGTCGGGCTGCAGCACCCATCCGGCAGCCGAGAGCAGCAGCAGAGCGCAGAACGCGCTGACGAGCACGGGCAGCACGTCCGCCGCGTCGGCGGCGTCGGACAGCCCGCGCTGCAGCCACGTCGAGCCTGCCGTGGTCACCGCGCTGAAGCCCGACAGTCCGAGGGCGAGCGCGCCGAGGAACCGCGCCGTCACACCCCACTGCTGCCGCGCCATGGTGAGCGTGACCGTGACCAGCAGCAGCGGAAGGCCGAACCCGATGGCCACGGCGAGCCACAGGTAGGTGGCAGGTGGGCCGTATCCGTCCACGCCCCCGGCGCTCCAGTGCGTCGCCGCGGGGTCGGGCAGCTCGGGCATCCACACGGCGATGAGCGCAAGCGCGACCGCCGTCAGGACGGCGGGAATCACCAGGCCGACGACGATGAGCGAGCGTCGTGCTCGGCCGATGTCGGTCTGCGTGTCGGATTCGATCATGAGTCCATCTCCTTGATGAGGGCGGCGAGAGTCGCGGGGGTGACACCGAGCGCGGCACCGCGCCGCACGAGTGCGGTGATCTCGTCGGCGAGACCGGCGAGGGGCGCGGCGGATGCCGAGATCACGGCGCCGCGGCCGCGCCGCAGGTCGACCAGTCCTTCGTCACGCAGCTCCTGATAGGCACGCAGCGCGGTGTGCACGTTCACCTCGGCCGCCGCGGCGAGTTCACGGGCCGGCGGCAGCCGGTCTCCGGGGCGCAGCCGCCCGATCAGCACGTCGCCGCGCACCGACGCCGCGATCTGCTCGAACAGCGGGCGTGCGCTCTCTGGGTCGATCCGGATGAGCATGACACCTCCAACGCGTTTATTCTAATACAAATAGAACAATTGTGGGTGACATCCAGGCGATCTCACCTCGCGGCGACACGACCGGCAGACTGGCCCACATGCGCATCACCCCCCGACGTCTCGCCATCGGCATGAGCCTGTGGATCCCGAATCTCTTCAGCGGCATCCGCGTGCGCCGCTTCAGCGACGACTGGACGCACGCCACCGTCGAGCTGCACGTGAACGTCTTCACCCGCAACTACGTCAAGACGGCGTTCGGCGGATCGATGTCGGCGATGACCGACCCGTACTTCTTCATGCTCGTGATGCACCAGCTCGGGCGCGACTACGTGGTGTGGGACACCCGAGGCGAGATCGAGTTCGTCAAGCCGGGACGCGGCGTGCTGACCGCGCACTTCCACGTCTCGCCGGAGAAGGCGCAGGAGCTGCGCGAGCGCGCCCGCGGCGGCGCGAAGGTGCTCGAATGGTTCGAGACCGAGATCAGAGATGGCGACGGCGACGTGGTCGCACGGGTGCGGCGCGAGGTGTACGTGCGCGAGAAGAGGCGCGTCACGGCGTCGATGACGGGCTCGACCGCGTGACGTGACACCCGCTGTTCACCATCCGGTGGCACGATGAGCGGATGCCCCTCGCCCGCCGCCTGACTCTCACCGACGCCGTCGCGATCGGCCTCGGCTCGATGATCGGCGCGGGCGTGTTCGCTGTGTGGGCGCCGGCGCTCGGGGTCGCCGGCTCAGGCATCCTCATCGCCCTGGGGATCGCTGCGGTGGTGGCGTTCTGCAACGCCACCGCGTCGGCACAGCTGGCGGCGGTGCACCCGGTCGCGGGCGGAACCTACGCGTACGCGCGCGCCGAGATCGGCCCGTGGTCGGGATTCATCGCCGGCTGGTGCTTCGTCATCGGCAAGATCGCCAGCTGCGCGGCGATGGCGATGACGTTCGCCGCGTACGCCGCACCCGAGGCGTGGCGCACACCGGTCGCCGTGATCGCCGTCGCGGCACTCGCGGTCGTGAACTGCTTCGGCATCACCCGCACCGCACTGCTCACGCGGATCCTCGTGGTGATCACGCTGATCGGCCTGGCGGTCGTCGTCGCGGCGGGCTTCGCCACGGCATCCGAGGCAGCGCCCGCTCCCCTGCCTGACGCCACCGCCTACGGCATCCTGCAGGGCGCAGGACTGCTCTTCTTCGCCTTCGCCGGGTACGCGCGCATCGCGACCATGGGCGAAGAGGTCGCCGACCCCGCGTGGAACATCCCGCGCGCGATCGTGCTGGCGCTCGGCGGCGCCGTCGTCGTCTACGTCCTGGTCGCACTCGCGGTCATGCGCACGCTGGGAGCGCATGTCATCGGCAGCGCGCACCCGATCGCCGACGTCGTGGCTGCCTCCGGCTGGACGGGATCCGAACAGGTCGTGCGCGTCGCCGCGGCCACGGCATCGCTGGGCGCGCTGCTGGCCCTGCTGACCGGCATCGGCCGCACCGCCCTCGCGATGGGACGCGAAGCCGACCTGCCCCGCTTTCTGGCACACATCGACAGCCGCTGGCAGGTGCCGCAGCGTGCCGAGATCACGATCGCACTGATCGTCATCGGCATCGTGCTCATCGCAGACCTGCGCGGCGCGATCGGCTT
The window above is part of the Microbacterium sp. nov. GSS16 genome. Proteins encoded here:
- a CDS encoding D-arabinono-1,4-lactone oxidase, with product MTRPGGTWQNWGRTASVRPIRVERPRSPEGVQRSVVAAARQGLTVKAVGAGHSFTGIAAAPGVLLELDDLQGLVSADPQTGRVTLLAGTRLHRIPALLKPYGLAMQNLGDIDRQSISGAISTGTHGTGARFGGIATQVRGLTLVTAAGEFLRIDHEHDREQLAGAVVGLGALGIVVEVTLQCVPAFVMHAIDAPEPLDETLGSLRQRVSDADHFEFYWHPHTDIALTKTQTRLPESAPRHPIPPMRRWIDETLLANGVFGAFCAVSRAVPAVIPPFNRLAVTLTGDAEYSDRSHRVLVHHRNVRFREMEYALPVESVGSAFGELRRLIADRGWRIEFPVEVRFAAADDLWLSTASGRDSAYIAVHRYWRADPREYFDAVEQIMLAHGGRPHWGKLHSLTAEQLRERYPRFDDFVALRDRLDPDRLFGNRHLERILGA
- a CDS encoding amino acid deaminase/aldolase; the encoded protein is MLDLTAGRRPASDPDALWSHTDRFWSSLTDATAHLPAPVAVIDREALRHNAMDLLVRAGGIPIRVATKSVRVRAVIDAVLEIPGYRGLLAFTLAEALWLAEQHDDIVLGYPTVDRAALARLLADERAASRITLMIDDIAHLDVIDSVAGPGSRPEVRVAIDVDASLRSPSLGHVGVRRSPLHSASDVAAFARQVVRRRGFRLVGLQMYEAQIAGQGDAAGPDAPVIRMVQSRSRDELRRRRAEIAEAMTQVAPLEFLNGGGTGSLEFTGSDESLTEATAGSGLLAGHLFDGYRSFRPAPAAAIAFDVVRKPTNDIATVLGGGWVASGPAVASRQPLPVWPAGLHPLGREGAGEVQTPLRGRSARDLSVGDRVWFRHAKSGEGAERVERYHLVSGGTVIGELPTYRGEGKAFL
- a CDS encoding NAD(P)/FAD-dependent oxidoreductase; amino-acid sequence: MPQNSTAPRILIVGGGYAGFYTAWKLEKHLRKGEADVTMVDPLPYMTYQPFLPEVAAGSIEPRHAVVTHRRHLKTTNVITAKVTGIDHANKVATITPPIGEPYEFAYDQIVVTAGAVSRTFPIPGIADNAIGLKTIEEAVAVRDRLLSNFDKAAAIPAGPERDRLLTVVVVGGGFAGIEAFAELRSFASSLISKYPQLSFDDTHFYLIEAMGRIMPEVSLETSKWVMKDLGKRGAYIHLDTQVTSAVDGNVELSTGEVIPTDLIVWTAGVMANPTVVRGGDLPTEQRGRISAQADLRVVDAEGNPVAGAWAAGDVAAVPDKTGGLPDGTCVPNAQHAVRQAKLLAKNLVAVLRGEGTTDYYHKNLGAVAGLGLYNGVFQSGKIALKGFIAWVAHRGYHGLAMPTWERKWRVLWGWWNNLWLGRDFANLAAVQHPRAAFEEFAARPRPAAAETAPPAAQKDAAESDAGKPATSDAAKPADKADAAKPAAKKPAAKKPAAKKPAAKKPESVETTV
- a CDS encoding S8 family peptidase gives rise to the protein MTAPRMLRGVAVTAAIVASAVLAAVPASAAGAQPAPVLQVPAETVTPAAPPIPDDPNDPARAMEYWLDGAGIRQAWNVTRGKGVKIAVIDTGIGKPPVVFDGAVADGTDVSGVGSADGRTPVGVRDPNHGSWVASLAAGRGNPDGTGMIGVAPEAQLLSVSLGFPGSSSTKPFVDQVVEAMKWAVDHGADVINLSFTTNTLDWDRSWDDAFLYAFEHDVVVIVAAGNRGSGTSMIGAPATIPGVLTVGGVDQTGVASEGASTQGITIGISAPSESLLGVSADGTLRSWDGTSGAAPIVAGAAALVRAAHPDLDAANVINRLIRTAVPVPEMARTPDPLYGFGLLNAEAAVTASIPRVSSNPMGDLKEWIRVYRRADAPEQPATEQPATPVAVPPLPPVEQSVDAASPLLPTEESLRYGTLPLLALTVPGILVALGVTAAARRIRSERGRRTPTP
- a CDS encoding DUF501 domain-containing protein, producing MTTPPFPTPTAAEIDVVSSQLGRAARGVIGIAARCVCGNPTVVATAPRLDDGTPFPTFYYLTHPAATAAMSTLEATQVMPELARMLEEDADIAAAYGRAHEAYLADRAQFGDVPEIDGISAGGMPTRVKCLHALAGHALAAGPGVNPVGDAALERSTWSPERCACVDPGAALADRAS
- a CDS encoding FtsB family cell division protein → MARRPAPPPSPSVAAADAPRRTSAGRTVDVREWASGIRLSGFAVIMLSLVVLGTWVLVPTIGTYLGQKQKIAALEQSVQVTEEQIADLERERDRWNDPAYITTQARERLYYVKPGEVVFLVDDDLDPADLPPEQREVSDQLKERPSDWMPQLLRGLTAAGLAKNAVEEPSPQG
- the eno gene encoding phosphopyruvate hydratase yields the protein MALIEAVGAREILDSRGNPTVEVEVLLDDGVVQRAAVPSGASTGAFEAYELRDGDKGRYGGKGVLKAVEAVIDELGPAIEGVEASEQRIVDEILNEVDGTDNKKRVGANAILGVSLAVAKAAADSADLPLFRYLGGPNAHLLPVPLFNVINGGEHADNGIDMQEFFLAPIGADTYSESLRWGVETYHVLRSELKAAGYATGLGDEGGFAPDLPSNREGLEFLIKAIEKAGFTPGKDIALGLDVAATEFFNDGVYRLDNKDWSGPELIEYYQGLVADFPIVTIEDALAEDDWDNWKQLTDALGSKVQLVGDDLFVTNPQRLGDGIARGVANSLLVKVNQIGTLTETFDAVSLAQRSGYTAMLSHRSGETEDTTIADLAVATNAGQIKTGAPARSERVAKYNQLLRIEEELGDAAVFAGASAFPRFQA
- a CDS encoding O-methyltransferase, encoding MTESTPQNWRRADDYLAETLVGPDEGLEAALQAQRAAGMPEIEVAPVAGKLLNLLVRISGAQRVLEIGTLGGYSTIWMARAVGDAGRVTTIEAEAANAAVARASIDAAGVGERVDIRIGRAADVLPTLVGGFDFVFIDADKESNTIYLDWAARLGHPGTVVVVDNIGRSGDIADAESTDPMVVGTRDGLRMLGEDPRFDATALQTVGMKGWDGFALAVVV